The genomic segment TGGAAGCTGGGAAGTCCCACCTGTCTTTTCATGGCTTCAGCAAACAGGTGGCCTTAGCCAAGAGGACATGTTTGGCACATTCAATATGGGCATTGGGTTTGTTCTCGCTGTAGATGAAGAAGATGTCGCAGCGACGCTTGTTAAGCTTGAGGATGCAGGGGAAAAAGCGTACGTGATTGGTGACGTTGCAGCTGGGACAGGCATTTCCTTCCGAGGAGCAACATCATGAGTCGGATCGCCATCTTTGCCTCTGGTACAGGCTCAAATTTTGACGCCATTAAAGCGGCCATTGACAGAAATGAGCTACAGGCAGAGATCGCACTTATTGTTTGCGACAAACCTGGTGCTAAAGTCGTTGAAAAGGCGGAAAATGCAGGCATCGACGTGTTTCAATTCACGCCAAAGACGTATGCTTCCAAGCAAGCCTTTGAAACAGAGATTGTGAAGGAGCTTCATGCGAAAGGCGTCAACCTTGTCGTGCTTGCCGGCTATATGCGTTTAGTAGGGGACACATTGCTTGCAGCTTACGGGGGCAAAATCGTCAATATCCATCCGTCACTCCTTCCCGCGTTTCCGGGCAAGGACGCGATTGGTCAGGCCATTGAAGCAGGTGTAAAAGTAAGCGGTGTGACGATTCATTATGTCGATGAAGGCATGGACACTGGTCCAATTATTGCTCAGGAAAGCATGAAGCTGTCGACGGATGACAGCTATGAAGAGGTACAACAGCGTATCCAGGCAATCGAGCATTCATTGTATCCGAAAGTAATTGCAAACGTATTAAAGGAGGCAACAGCATGACGTACAAGCGTGCACTCATTAGTGTATCGGATAAAACCGGCATCGAGGATTTGGCAAAAGGGTTAACGCAGGCTGGCATTGAGATTATTTCGACAGGTGGCACGAAAACAGCCATTGAAAACGCGGGTATAGACGTGATCGGTATCTCTGACGTAACAAACTTTCCCGAAATGCTGGACGGTCGTGTGAAAACGCTGCACCCTGCCATTCACGGTGGGCTTTTGCATGTGCGAGCGAACGAGGACCACCGGAAACAGATTAAGGAGCAGGGCATTGAGCCGATTGATCTCGTTATTGTAAACCTTTATCCGTTTAAAGAAACGATTCAAAAAGAAGGGGTTCAGTTCCAAGACGCGATTGAAAACATCGACATTGGCGGCCCTTCAATGATTCGTTCGGCTGCCAAAAACCATAACGATGTGGCGGTTGTTGTCGATCCAGCTGACTACGAAGCGGTGATCACTGAGCTGAACAAGGATCAAGTTGTGAGCGAGGCGACGCGCCGAAAACTTGCGGCTAAAGCATTTCGACATACTGCCCAATACGATACCATCATTTCAAGCTACCTAACTGCGCAGGTCGGTGAGGAGTACCCAGAAAGCATTTCGGTGACGTATGAGAAAAAGCAGTCGCTCCGTTACGGGGAAAACCCTCATCAAACTGCTGCTTTTTATGAAAGTGCGTTGCCTGTTTCAGACAGCATTGCTCAGGCGAAGCAATTAAACGGCAAGGAGCTTTCCTACAATAATATTAACGATGCGAATGCCGCTCTCCAGCTGGCAAAGGAATTTGATGGACCTGCTGTGGTGGCTGTGAAGCATATGAATCCATGCGGCGTTGGTCTTGGAAAATCGGTTGATGAAGCGTATCAGAAAGCCTATGAAGCCGATCCAGTGTCCATTTTCGGAGGCATCATTGCTTTAAACGCCGAGGTTGGCAAAGAGACCGCATTGAAAATGAAAGAACTGTTTTTAGAAATGATTATTGCGCCAGGGTACACCGATGAAGCTCTCGAGGTTCTTACGCAAAAGAAAAACCTTCGCGTTCTGACGGTTCCATTCCATGGCCATTCGACGAGTGAAAAACGTGTGACCT from the Aureibacillus halotolerans genome contains:
- the purH gene encoding bifunctional phosphoribosylaminoimidazolecarboxamide formyltransferase/IMP cyclohydrolase; amino-acid sequence: MTYKRALISVSDKTGIEDLAKGLTQAGIEIISTGGTKTAIENAGIDVIGISDVTNFPEMLDGRVKTLHPAIHGGLLHVRANEDHRKQIKEQGIEPIDLVIVNLYPFKETIQKEGVQFQDAIENIDIGGPSMIRSAAKNHNDVAVVVDPADYEAVITELNKDQVVSEATRRKLAAKAFRHTAQYDTIISSYLTAQVGEEYPESISVTYEKKQSLRYGENPHQTAAFYESALPVSDSIAQAKQLNGKELSYNNINDANAALQLAKEFDGPAVVAVKHMNPCGVGLGKSVDEAYQKAYEADPVSIFGGIIALNAEVGKETALKMKELFLEMIIAPGYTDEALEVLTQKKNLRVLTVPFHGHSTSEKRVTSVHGGMLIQEEDSKQVVQDDMKVVTKRAPNEQEWHDLQLVWKVVKHVKSNAIVLVKDNATVGVGAGQMNRVGAAKIAIEQAGENAVGSALGSDAFFPMKDTVEEAAKAGITAIIQPGGSIRDEESIEEADKHGIAMVFTGVRHFKH
- the purN gene encoding phosphoribosylglycinamide formyltransferase, which translates into the protein MSRIAIFASGTGSNFDAIKAAIDRNELQAEIALIVCDKPGAKVVEKAENAGIDVFQFTPKTYASKQAFETEIVKELHAKGVNLVVLAGYMRLVGDTLLAAYGGKIVNIHPSLLPAFPGKDAIGQAIEAGVKVSGVTIHYVDEGMDTGPIIAQESMKLSTDDSYEEVQQRIQAIEHSLYPKVIANVLKEATA